From the genome of Candidatus Electrothrix communis, one region includes:
- a CDS encoding DUF6399 domain-containing protein — protein sequence MKKFKNQIKELVPSIDFWWLYVFTNLIGLGKRSKELLDWAMYHLLPTVYWYNQARKTKNPTLRKEYEKVWEKALVVFQAHALTGTFSADEIFFWQNWAEEMVGKFHRASSAVEGRNGFLSQIHHNNRGLNSNRLKSLTVMHNYFTKRSDGSTAAQRLFGEKPPDLFEWLLHQVGELPLPRKPRKHVKSNPLNLLSVPA from the coding sequence ATGAAGAAATTTAAGAATCAAATAAAAGAATTGGTCCCATCAATTGATTTTTGGTGGTTGTATGTGTTCACTAACCTGATAGGGCTGGGAAAGAGGAGCAAGGAACTGCTGGATTGGGCAATGTACCATCTTTTGCCTACGGTGTATTGGTACAATCAGGCAAGAAAAACTAAGAACCCAACCCTTCGAAAAGAATATGAAAAAGTATGGGAAAAAGCTTTGGTCGTCTTTCAGGCGCATGCCTTGACTGGAACATTTAGCGCGGATGAGATTTTCTTTTGGCAAAATTGGGCCGAGGAAATGGTGGGAAAATTTCATCGAGCTTCCTCTGCTGTCGAAGGACGTAACGGATTCTTGTCACAAATTCATCATAATAATAGAGGATTGAATTCAAATCGTCTCAAATCGCTTACCGTTATGCATAATTATTTCACAAAACGCTCAGATGGCAGTACAGCAGCGCAACGATTGTTTGGTGAAAAGCCACCGGACTTATTTGAATGGTTGCTGCACCAAGTGGGCGAGTTGCCCCTGCCTCGTAAGCCGAGAAAACATGTCAAGAGTAACCCTTTGAATTTACTTTCTGTCCCGGCTTAA